TGGTGACGAGTGTGCGGTGGGCGGTTTCGGGTGTCGAGCGTCTGGCCGGGAGCTGCGCCGCGATGAGTGACGCGAGCACGACCAGCGCTCCGATCGCCTGTACGACGGTGAGGCCCTGGTCGAGCGCGATCCAGCCAAGCGCTGTCGCGACTACCGGGCTCAGCAGGGACAGGAAGGAGACGCCGACGGCTGGCAGCTCACGGATGCCGCGGAACCACAGGGCGTACGCGAGCGCCGACCCGATGATGGTGAGGTACGCGTACCCGAGCAGGTTCTGCGTCGTGAGTGTCGACGGCGGTGCACCTTCAACGACAAGGGTCAGCGGTAACAGCACCAGACCACCTGCGACGAGCTGCCAGCCGGTCGTAGCGAGCACCGGTGCGGGTGACGACCACCGTTTGCTCAGAACGATGCCGGTCGCCATCGTCGCCGCGCCGGCCAGTGCAGCGAGCACGCCCACGCCGTCGAGCCGCGCATCGGGTCGAAGGACCAGCAGGCTGACGCCGATCACGCCCGCTATGCCGGCGAGCGCCGCCCGCAGTGACAGGCGCTGCCCGAGCAGTGCCGCCGAGAGTCCGACGACAACCAGTGGCTGGACCGCGCCGACGGTTGCGGCGACACCGCCCGGGAGCCGGTACGCGGCGATGAACAGCAGTGCGAAGAAGGCGCCGATGTTGAGGAAACCGAGTACCAGCGACCGCCACCACCAATGGCCGGTGGGCAGTCGCCGGGTGACGGCGACGAGCAGTAGTCCGGCCGGCAGCGCGCGGATCAGCGCCGCGAACAGTGGTCTGTCGGCGGGGAGGTACTCGGTCGTGACGAAGTAGGTCGTACCCCAAACCGACGGCGTGATCGCCGTGACCAGGAGCAACGCCATCCGATTGCTTAGCATTAAGCAAAAGTAGCTCATCGCTAAGCAATCCACAAACGACCAGACACGGCCTAGGCTGGCGCCGTGGCAGATCAGGTCGACCGCGTACTCGAACAATGGGCCCGGGCGCGTCCGGACATCGATGCGTCACCGATGGGCGTGATCGGCCGCTTGACGCGGCTGGCCCGGCTGGTCGACGTACAACTGCGCGATACGTTTCGTACGCACGGACTCGACGGTGCGTCGTTCGACGTGCTCGCGACTCTCCGGCGCAGTAACCCCGAACACCGCCTCACGCCGGCTGCCCTGATGCGGTCCTCGATGATCACGTCGGGTGCAGTCACCCAGCGGCTCGACCGGCTGGAGGAGAAGGGGCTCGTGGCGCGTACGCCGCACGAGTCCGATGGTCGCGGCGTCTACGTGACGCTCACCGACGACGGCCGAAGACTCGTCGACGAGACGCTCCCGGACCATCTCGCCACCGAGGAGGCGCTCCTGGCGGGCATCAGCGGCGACGAGCGGGAGGCGTTGGCGAGGACGCTGCGTACGTTGCTGGAGTCCCTTGGTGACAAGGTCGACTGATGCGTCGCCGTATTCCACTGCGTACTCGCGTGTTCACCGGCCTGACCGGCCCGTTCGGTACGCCGGTCGAATCGATGGACCCCGCGGACCTACCCGCGCTGCGTCGCCGGCGTGCTCGCGTTCAAGGATCACGAGTCGCGCGGTTCATCGTCGGGCGCCCGGCGGCTGGTTGCGAGATCGGCGACCGGACGGTCTCGTTCGGAGACCGGCAGCTGCGGATGCGCATCTACCGGCCGGCCGGTGCCGAAGGTGCGCTGCCCGGTGTGATCGCGTTCCACGGCGGAGGGTTCGTACTCGGTGACCCCGAGCAAGCCGAGTGGCTGTGTAGCGAGGTCGCCGTACGGGTGGGTGCAATCGTCATGTCGGCCGACTACCGACTCGCGCCGGAGCACCCGTATCCCGCGGCCGTGGAAGATGCCTGGGACACGACCCGCTGGGCGTACGAGAGCGCTGCCGAGCTCGGTGTCGACACCGACCGGCTCGCGGTGATGGGCGAGAGCGCGGGCGGCACGCTGGCCGCGGTCGCGGCGATTCGGGCTCGCGACTCGGATATGCCCCGGTTGCGGATGCAGGCGCTGCTGTATCCGGCGGTCGACATGTCCGCGACGTTCGACTCCGAGCGTCGGAACGCCGCCGGCCCGGTCATCACCTCGGCACAGATGAAGGGCTTCTCTCGTCTCTACCTCGGCGGTGCGGACGGCAGCGATCCGATCGCGTCGCCGCTTCGTACGACCGACCTCAGCGGATTGGCGCCGGCGCTGATCCAGACCGCGGAGTATGATCCGCTTGCCGATAACGGCAGGCATTACGCGACGGCTCTGCGCGACGCCGGCGTTGCGGTGCGCTACACGAGCTATCGGGGAGCGGTGCACGGCTACCTGAACATGCCCGGCGTCGTGCCGGCGGCACGGCAGGCGATCGATGAGATCGCTCGCGAGTTCACGCGGGCGTTCGGCGGCCGTACGACGTCCTGACCAACGGACGGTGAACTCCGGTGCGCCGCGGGGCTGGACGACCCCGGCCCGTGCGAAGGTGGATCGCTGCCGTGATCGACAGGAGTAGAGATGATCGACCGTACCGACACACCGGGCCTCGGACGCCGCGCGTTGATCGGAGGTGCCGCCGCCGCGAGTGCTCTCGCCGCCGCGGGGTTCTCCGGTGCACCGACGTACGCGGCCAAGCCGAACCGGCGCACCCTCACGGTGCTCGGCACCACCGATCTGCACGGCAACATCTACAACTGGGACTACTACCGTGACGCGCCGTACGACGACGCCGACGGCAACGACGTCGGCCTCGCCAAGGTCGCCACGCTGGTCGAGGCGATTCGGCACAAGCGCGGCGCGAAGCGCACGCTGTTGCTCGACAACGGCGACACCATCCAGGGCACACCGCTGGCGTACTACTACGCCCGCATCAAGCCGATCACCGACGGCGCCAAGCATCCGATGGCGACGGCGATGAACCTGATGCGTTATGACGCCTCCGTCGTGGGCAACCACGAGTTCAACTACGGCATCCCGACGCTGCGTGCGTACGAACAGCAGCTGAAGTTCCCGCTGCTCGGGGCAAACGTGCACAACTGGGGCAACGGCCGCCCGGCGCTTCGTCCCTACGTGATCCGCAAGGTCGACCTGGGCTTCCACCGACCGGTGAAGGTCGGCATCCTCGGGCTCACCACGCCGGGCAGTGCGATCTGGGACAAAGCCAACGTCGAAGGCAAGCTGGAGTTCGCCGGAATCGTCGAGCAGGCTCGGCTGTGGGTGCCGGTCGTACGCCGCGCCGGTGCAGACATCGTGGTCGTCCTGTCGCATTCGGGTATGGATCTCTCGTCGTCGTACGGCGACGCGCTGCCGTACCCGGAGAACACCTCGGAGCGCCTTGCGAAGGTGGTGCCGGGCATCGACATGGTGCTGTGCGGACATACGCATCTCGACATTCCCAAGCGCATCGTGAAGAACAAGCGCTCGGACAAGAACGTGCTCCTCACCCAGCCGATGCGCTGGGGTATGCGGCTCTCCGTCGCCGAGCTGGAGGTCGAGCGCAAAGGCAACCGGTTCAAGGTCGTACGCCGCGACGCCCGTACGTTGAATGCCAACACCGTCAAGCCCGACAAGCGCATCACCAAACGGCTCCGCAAGCCGCACGACAAGGTGATCGAGTACGTCAACTCGGTGATCGGCACCGCCACTGAGGCGATGTCCGCGGCGACGTCGCGCTACGAGGATTCCGCGGCGATGGACTTCATCAACCTTGTGCAGGCGCAGGCGGTCAAGGCGGCGCTGACGGGGACCGATGATGCGTCGCTGCCCATGCTGAGCATCGCCGCGCCGTTCAACCGCGATGCGAGCATCCCGGCGGGTGAGGTGTCCGTACGCGACGTCGCCGGGTTGTACATCTTCGACAACACGCTGATGGCGATCAAGCTGACCGGAGCACAGGTGAAGGACTACCTGGAGAAGTCGGTGACGTACTTCCAGGCGGTCGACGGCACGGGCCCGTTCCCGCCTGACGAGGTGACGAACGCGCCGACCGACGAGGCTCCGAACGGCACGCCTGATTACAACTACGACATCATGGGCGGCCTCGACGCCGCCCTCACGTACGACATCGACCTCGGCAAGGCGGTCGGGTCGCGCATCGTGTCGCTCGCGTACGACGGTGAGCCGCTCGATCCCGACGGCGAGTACGTCGTGGCGATCAACAACTATCGGCAGTCGGGCGGCGGCGGGTTCCCGCATATGGCCGACGCGCCGGTGGTCTACAACGCTCAGGTCGAGATCCGTCAGCTGATCATCGACTGGGTCACCGAACAGGGCGAGATCGACCCGGCGTCGTTCGCCTCGACCGACTGGCGCCTGACCTACAACGGTGAGCCGATCCAGATCTCCCAATAGTCAGGGATCGAGAGACCGTGACAGTGGTGGTGTCACGGTCTAGGCTGGGCGGTATGAAGTCGCCGCTACTGTCGCGTTCGCATTGGCTACGCCAGATTGAGGCGCTGGACCCTGCCGTCGACCATGAGCGCATCACCACGTTGACAGCCAGGTATGAGTTCCCGTGGGACGTCCAGCAGGCGTTGAGCTTTGCGCTGTTTCGTACGTACGCCGTGCCGAGCATCGGGAGGTTGCTCTACGACACCGGCGAGTTCACCGAGCGCACCCAGAAGCGACATGACGACACGGCGTTGCTGCTCGACGAAATGGCCGACCACGGGCTCGACTCGCCCGGCGGGCGACGTGCGGTGCGGCGGGTCAACCAGATGCACCGCGCGTACGACATTTCCGATGACGATATGCGATACGTACTCGCGACCTTCGTGGTCACGCCGGTTCGTTGGATTGATGAGTACGGATGGCGCCAATTGCGTCCCGTCGAGGTCGAGGCCACGACGACGTACTACCGCAGGCTCGGCGAGCTGATGGGCATCCGCGACATTCCCGAGACGTACGACGGGTTCGCTGAGTTGTTGGACGACTACGAGCGTACGCACTTCGCGTACGACGAGGGCGCCCGCGCGGTTGCCGACGCCACGCTCGACCTGCTCTGTTCGTTCTATCCGCGGCGGGCGCGGAGTGTCGTTCGTACGTTTGCGCTGAGCGTCATGGACGACCAGCTCCGGTCAGCGTTCGGCTATGCGTCGCCGCCGGCTGCCGTGATACGCGCGAACCGCGCGGCGCTGCGCCTACGCGGCCGACTCGAACGTTTCCTGCCTGCACGGAGAAACCCGAAGCGGACAAAGGATCTGCGTATTATCCGCAGCTACCCGAACGGATTCGACGTCGATCACCTCGGCACGTTCCCCGCCGGCTGCCCGGTGCCGCATTCGAAAACCAGCTCGCACTGACGGATCAGGGCTTGCCCTTCAGATAGGTCGTCTCGATCGCCGGCTCGCCGTGGGAGAGCTGCCGGGCGTGCGGGGGAAGTTCGGCAATGCTGGCGCGGCGATGCTCGCGTACGGCGGCGAGCGACTCGTCGTACACCCGCTCGCCAGAGCGGACGAGTGGCACCAGCAGCTCGCGGGCGTCGGACGGAGGTGCTTGGTCGCCGATCCCGACCATCTCCTGGTAGGCGATGCCCGCTTGGTTGACGCGTCGCCAGGCCGTCTTGCGGCCGGCGATCGAGAGTTTGTCCTTGCTCCGCTTGGCGACTCCGATCATGGTGCCGTCGCTGTCTCTGGCGACGAGCTTGTAGACAAAGCCGCAGGTGGGATGTCCGGATCCGGTCACCAAGGACGTGCCTACGCCGTAGCCGTCGGCGGGTGCGGCGGCGAGCGCGGCGATCGCGTGCTCGTCGAGATCGCTTGTCACGATGACTTTCGTCTTGGTGGCGCCGAGTGCGTCGAGCTGCGCGCGTACTTCTGCCGCGAGCTGGGGGAGGTCGCCGGAGTCGATGCGCACGGCGCCGAGCTCGGTGCCCGCGACGTCGAGCGCGGTGCGTACGGCACTCTCGATGTCGTAGGTGTCGACGAGCAGGGTCGTGCCGCGTCCGAGCGAGTCGACCTGAGCGGTGAACGCGTCGCGTTCTGTGTCGTGCAGCAGGGTGAACGCGTGCGCGCTCGTGCCCGTTGTCGGGATGCCGTGGGTCCTGCCCGCCTCGAGGTTGGACGTGGCGTCGAACCCGGCGATGTACGCGGCGCGCGCCGATGCGACGGCTGCTTGTTCGTGTGTCCGCCGCGAGCCCATCTCGATGCAGGGCCGGTCGCCCGCGGCGCAGGTCATTCTCGACGCGGCGGATGCGATCGCGCTGTCGTGGTTGAGGATGGAGAGCGCGAGCGTCTCGAGCACCACCGACTCGCCGAACGTTCCTTCGACGATCATCAGGGGAGACCCGGGGAAATACGCCTCACCTTCGGCGTACCCGGAGATATCGCCGGTGAACCGGTAGTCGGCGAGCCAGTCGAGGGTCGGCCGGTCGACGATGTCGTGCTCTGACAGGTACGCGATGGTCTCTGCGTTGAATCGGAAGTCGGCGATCGCATCGAGCAGCCGCCCGGTGCCCGCGACGACACCGTAGCGTCGCCCATCGGGCAGTCGGCGGGGGAACAGCTCGAATACGGCGCGGCGATCGGCCGTGCCGTCGCGTAGAGCGGCCTGCAGCATGGTCAGCTCGTACTGGTCGGTGAGCAGCGCAGTGGTCACAGCGGTAAGCGTACGGTGAACGCCGGGCGGTGGCCCGCCAATGGGTCTCGGTTCACCTAGGGTGTGTCTCCAAACCCCACGTCGGCTCGCGTGTCTCCGCATCCCGACCGGCTGCGTTGCGGTCACTCGAAGGAGGACCGGCTACGTCTTCGCTCCCGCGCCTTGCCGGATCGGGCGCGGAGGCCCGCTCCCTGATCGACGCGGAGTCTGGAGACACGCCCTAGCCGTGTCGGTTGCGATGGTGTGGCTCGGTCAGATCACGGTAGCGCAGTCGCGTGACCGTGTAGCTGCAGGCAGGCAGGTCACGTAAGGAGCGCCGCCGGCCGGGCGGTGGCGATGATCTCGCCGGTTTCTGCTCTGCTTCGGTTTCGGCGGCGTGGCGGATTTTGGCGATGAGGTCGCGTACACGCTGCTTGGTGACTCGGGCGTGGTCGTCGATGATCGTGCGGGTGGAGCGGTGGAAGGTGAAGCCACCGTGCCCGTCGTGCCGGATGACGAGTTTGTTCTGATGCACGAGGTGGTGGCAGCCGCCGCAGACGCCGACCATATTGGACAGGTCGGTGCGCCCGCGGTCGCGGTTCCACCAGTTGACGTGGTGGAACTCCAGGAAGCTGGATCCGCAGCCGGGATTCGCGCAGATGCCGTCTTGACGGGCGGTGATCGCTTTACGTTGCGCTGTGGTGGCGAGGCGGCTGGTACGCCCGACGTTCAACACGTTGGCCTGCGGCACCGGGCCGCCAGTGATGCCGTGGGTGAGGATGCCTGACGTGTCGGCGTCGCAGGTGAGGTAGCCCAGCAGTTGGGGGCCGATGGGGCCGAACCCGACCAGGGTGGCCGGACGGGCACCAGGCAGACGCAGCAGGGTTTCGAGGTCGGCCAGGACGAGCAGTGAAACATCGGCACGCCGCCGCGGCTTCGACGGCTCCTGCTGCTCGCCGGACTGTTCACCTGCACTGTCGGACTGCTCTGTGTCGGCAGTCTGTTCTGACGGCTGCTGGTCGGCCGGGGGTGGGGTGTTTTGGTCGTCGAGCATTCGTCCGAGTCCGTCGACGCGTCGGTCCGACGGTGCGCGGTCGTCGCCGTCGTATTCAGGCATTGACATGGTTTTGGCCCATTGGGCGAATTTTGCTCCGGTGACGGGGTCGAGCATTCCGGAGACGTAGTACCCATCGCCGCATTTGGTGGCGGTGATGTCGCGTTTGTTCATGCCCCGCTGGTATGCCTTATCGCGTTCTTCACAGTTCACGATGTCGTTGAGTTCGTTGATCGCGACCCGCAGATCACGGGGCTCACACTTGCGGGCGAGTGGGACGAGGACGTCTTGGAGGTCGGTCATGATGTCGGCGCCGACCTTGGTGACACCGACGGTGAACTCGTCGACATGCGCCGCCCGGATCGTCCCGGCCCGTAGCGCGTCGGCGACTTTCGGCAACGTCTTCAGCGTTTGGCCGGCTTTGGTGTGACGCCGTGATTCACCGAGTCCCATCCGCAACTCCTGGCGAGCCCACCCAGCAACCGTGGACGCACCGTCGGACTTGTGGGCTTCGGTCTCTTTGAGTTGGGCGAACAGGGAGGCGCGTACCCCGTCGAGCAGATCGAGCGCGGCTTGCAGGTCGCGCAACGACTGGCACAGCTGTTCATCGGTGGCCAAGCCGATCTGGTCAGAGACGCCGGCAGCCTGACCCGCGACGTCGCGGAGGCGGGTGTAGGTCTGCGGCTCGAACATGGAACCTATTGTATCGCACAAAGGTTCGATGAACAAGAGAAAGGGAGCACCGAATCACCTTGTTTTAAAGGGAAATCGGCGAATCGGGAAGCGGTGAAGGTGGCAACTGAAGTGGCGAGGATGGTCGCGGGGAGGCGGCCACCGGCGCGTACCCGGCGTCGTCGCCGCCAAAGAAGAGAACCGCAGCGAACGGAGAACGATGAAGGACGGAACCGAAGCGGCGGGAAAACGGAGAAGGAGCCAACCGAAGCGGCGGGTCAGGCGACCCAACTAATCGATCCGTTCAATCAACACCTTCAAAAGATTCAATTGGACCGATGTGACCTACCTCGCCAAGATGTTGCGTCAACGGAGGTGCACATGAGCGCCGATGCATTCCTGCGGGACTTCCACTACGTCGCCACTATCGGAGCGACGGAGCGCAACGGTGTCGAGCGCCAGGCTGCGTCGGCCGAGGATGGGCGTACGCGCTCCTGGTTCGCCGGATGGATGCGCGATGCCGGCCGTTCGATCGCGGTTGACGGCATCGGCAACATGTTCGGTTTGTATGAGTGGAACCCCGGTGCGCCATACGTCGTGGTCGGTTCGCATCTCGACAGTCAGCCTCTTGCGGGCCGCTTCGATGGGGCGTACGGGGTGCTTGCCGCGATGCATGCCGCCGAGCGGGTCGACGAACGTATCGGCGAGACAACGCCGCGTTTCAACCTCGCCGTCGTGAACTGGTTCAACGAGGAGGGGAGTAGGTTCCAGCCGAGCATCATGGGCAGCTCGGTCTACACGGGGCTCTTCGAACGTGACGAGATGCTCGAGGTGACCGATCCTGACGGCGTCACGGTACGCAAGGCGCTGGCAGACATCGGTTTTCTCGGGACGGACACTCCGCCGGTGGCCGCGAGCTACGCGGAGATCCACATCGAGCAGGGCCGCAGGCTCGAACGCGAGGGTCTCGACATCGGGCTGGTCCAGAGCAGCTGGTACACCCAGAAGCTCGACATCGAGATTCTCGGCGAGCAGTCGCATACGGGTGCGACGGCGATGGCCGATCGGCACGACGCTCTCGTCGGCGCGTCCAAGGCGGTGCTACTGGTGCACGAGGTGGTCGACGACTTCGAGCCCGAGTCGATCGTTTCGTCGGTCGGGCAGTTGTTCGTGGAGCCGA
The sequence above is drawn from the Nocardioidaceae bacterium SCSIO 66511 genome and encodes:
- a CDS encoding EamA family transporter; this translates as MLSNRMALLLVTAITPSVWGTTYFVTTEYLPADRPLFAALIRALPAGLLLVAVTRRLPTGHWWWRSLVLGFLNIGAFFALLFIAAYRLPGGVAATVGAVQPLVVVGLSAALLGQRLSLRAALAGIAGVIGVSLLVLRPDARLDGVGVLAALAGAATMATGIVLSKRWSSPAPVLATTGWQLVAGGLVLLPLTLVVEGAPPSTLTTQNLLGYAYLTIIGSALAYALWFRGIRELPAVGVSFLSLLSPVVATALGWIALDQGLTVVQAIGALVVLASLIAAQLPARRSTPETAHRTLVTTRS
- a CDS encoding HNH endonuclease, translated to MFIEPLCDTIGSMFEPQTYTRLRDVAGQAAGVSDQIGLATDEQLCQSLRDLQAALDLLDGVRASLFAQLKETEAHKSDGASTVAGWARQELRMGLGESRRHTKAGQTLKTLPKVADALRAGTIRAAHVDEFTVGVTKVGADIMTDLQDVLVPLARKCEPRDLRVAINELNDIVNCEERDKAYQRGMNKRDITATKCGDGYYVSGMLDPVTGAKFAQWAKTMSMPEYDGDDRAPSDRRVDGLGRMLDDQNTPPPADQQPSEQTADTEQSDSAGEQSGEQQEPSKPRRRADVSLLVLADLETLLRLPGARPATLVGFGPIGPQLLGYLTCDADTSGILTHGITGGPVPQANVLNVGRTSRLATTAQRKAITARQDGICANPGCGSSFLEFHHVNWWNRDRGRTDLSNMVGVCGGCHHLVHQNKLVIRHDGHGGFTFHRSTRTIIDDHARVTKQRVRDLIAKIRHAAETEAEQKPARSSPPPGRRRSLRDLPACSYTVTRLRYRDLTEPHHRNRHG
- a CDS encoding MarR family transcriptional regulator; amino-acid sequence: MADQVDRVLEQWARARPDIDASPMGVIGRLTRLARLVDVQLRDTFRTHGLDGASFDVLATLRRSNPEHRLTPAALMRSSMITSGAVTQRLDRLEEKGLVARTPHESDGRGVYVTLTDDGRRLVDETLPDHLATEEALLAGISGDEREALARTLRTLLESLGDKVD
- a CDS encoding M20 family metallo-hydrolase, giving the protein MSADAFLRDFHYVATIGATERNGVERQAASAEDGRTRSWFAGWMRDAGRSIAVDGIGNMFGLYEWNPGAPYVVVGSHLDSQPLAGRFDGAYGVLAAMHAAERVDERIGETTPRFNLAVVNWFNEEGSRFQPSIMGSSVYTGLFERDEMLEVTDPDGVTVRKALADIGFLGTDTPPVAASYAEIHIEQGRRLEREGLDIGLVQSSWYTQKLDIEILGEQSHTGATAMADRHDALVGASKAVLLVHEVVDDFEPESIVSSVGQLFVEPNSPIVVARRVHLIADLRSGEPEIVKAARDKVVRQLESLADDSGLTINVGDFDIRPIRYFREDGIELARRVTHELGYSSCRLPTMAGHDSVAMNTIVPAVMLFIPSVDGVSHCEREFSTDEAMVKGVEVLTELTYALVQGALADGAEQ
- a CDS encoding 5'-nucleotidase C-terminal domain-containing protein; this encodes MIDRTDTPGLGRRALIGGAAAASALAAAGFSGAPTYAAKPNRRTLTVLGTTDLHGNIYNWDYYRDAPYDDADGNDVGLAKVATLVEAIRHKRGAKRTLLLDNGDTIQGTPLAYYYARIKPITDGAKHPMATAMNLMRYDASVVGNHEFNYGIPTLRAYEQQLKFPLLGANVHNWGNGRPALRPYVIRKVDLGFHRPVKVGILGLTTPGSAIWDKANVEGKLEFAGIVEQARLWVPVVRRAGADIVVVLSHSGMDLSSSYGDALPYPENTSERLAKVVPGIDMVLCGHTHLDIPKRIVKNKRSDKNVLLTQPMRWGMRLSVAELEVERKGNRFKVVRRDARTLNANTVKPDKRITKRLRKPHDKVIEYVNSVIGTATEAMSAATSRYEDSAAMDFINLVQAQAVKAALTGTDDASLPMLSIAAPFNRDASIPAGEVSVRDVAGLYIFDNTLMAIKLTGAQVKDYLEKSVTYFQAVDGTGPFPPDEVTNAPTDEAPNGTPDYNYDIMGGLDAALTYDIDLGKAVGSRIVSLAYDGEPLDPDGEYVVAINNYRQSGGGGFPHMADAPVVYNAQVEIRQLIIDWVTEQGEIDPASFASTDWRLTYNGEPIQISQ
- a CDS encoding DUF2236 domain-containing protein, translating into MKSPLLSRSHWLRQIEALDPAVDHERITTLTARYEFPWDVQQALSFALFRTYAVPSIGRLLYDTGEFTERTQKRHDDTALLLDEMADHGLDSPGGRRAVRRVNQMHRAYDISDDDMRYVLATFVVTPVRWIDEYGWRQLRPVEVEATTTYYRRLGELMGIRDIPETYDGFAELLDDYERTHFAYDEGARAVADATLDLLCSFYPRRARSVVRTFALSVMDDQLRSAFGYASPPAAVIRANRAALRLRGRLERFLPARRNPKRTKDLRIIRSYPNGFDVDHLGTFPAGCPVPHSKTSSH
- a CDS encoding nicotinate phosphoribosyltransferase, which codes for MTTALLTDQYELTMLQAALRDGTADRRAVFELFPRRLPDGRRYGVVAGTGRLLDAIADFRFNAETIAYLSEHDIVDRPTLDWLADYRFTGDISGYAEGEAYFPGSPLMIVEGTFGESVVLETLALSILNHDSAIASAASRMTCAAGDRPCIEMGSRRTHEQAAVASARAAYIAGFDATSNLEAGRTHGIPTTGTSAHAFTLLHDTERDAFTAQVDSLGRGTTLLVDTYDIESAVRTALDVAGTELGAVRIDSGDLPQLAAEVRAQLDALGATKTKVIVTSDLDEHAIAALAAAPADGYGVGTSLVTGSGHPTCGFVYKLVARDSDGTMIGVAKRSKDKLSIAGRKTAWRRVNQAGIAYQEMVGIGDQAPPSDARELLVPLVRSGERVYDESLAAVREHRRASIAELPPHARQLSHGEPAIETTYLKGKP
- a CDS encoding alpha/beta hydrolase, which translates into the protein MRRRIPLRTRVFTGLTGPFGTPVESMDPADLPALRRRRARVQGSRVARFIVGRPAAGCEIGDRTVSFGDRQLRMRIYRPAGAEGALPGVIAFHGGGFVLGDPEQAEWLCSEVAVRVGAIVMSADYRLAPEHPYPAAVEDAWDTTRWAYESAAELGVDTDRLAVMGESAGGTLAAVAAIRARDSDMPRLRMQALLYPAVDMSATFDSERRNAAGPVITSAQMKGFSRLYLGGADGSDPIASPLRTTDLSGLAPALIQTAEYDPLADNGRHYATALRDAGVAVRYTSYRGAVHGYLNMPGVVPAARQAIDEIAREFTRAFGGRTTS